A window from Plasmodium chabaudi chabaudi strain AS genome assembly, chromosome: 11 encodes these proteins:
- a CDS encoding eukaryotic translation initiation factor 2-alpha kinase, putative, which yields MYNKGINICLNEDNKCVILLHIIFNKCIISFVVSHVLAERKICFLNRIKISKIFRRFGNINNHRRNHVKEHYRFIGRINKGKEKGNKCRIKLHKFYECAKSYILKHFKWVLNKSKYIYFNIIYHLKNAFFVQYTQREYLPQNIENYIINILPKHIQNFNPIKWSYNNNEYDNKYVTINNLNFIKYKNKYEKQYDIEMEEDINYKGADDIFYNSYNCCNNNSKCDDKIEKNTVDKNIENKCNIKEYDKTNKNILFPIEEEFKKIIQIENNIKRNYMVPNESNKNILYNLKNILEKIRNIEAISNINNYIDVKNTIESYKFNPAMCKEISHEDKYFRNKSKLCLSCFHNIIHKIIYYSKMENISFSDMYKQLLTDYNNTSCEYCSRINNAINGNNNLLTFYNDDNIYNWEYREKNKYEALENEIQRWNFNSSYGNNFPHMQTNSKIYRRVLNEENEKTFNNVIGRNEMENDELYKRIYTENNYTNQFAGNNGDFDVYSDIREYNNDNEKYMLNENEIEEVKKRGKYQNLNNIDFNNVNKKYNHLKDDNIIIFNKNNMYNSLYNNGFNDLNLEKNNILFPYEKYNNLDKNEMNLAKYSQNKQFYGQYKYDGSIYKHDLIVLDTSGYIYKVSTDGTYHWKYRIVKNIQNYINYEEENKIEKYYNTLKNNNGKINMADKDILSNDDEQNHELKLRAMQKLQHNDSNDVFSFDYKKNDPEYSNDQITENDDIDKKKNYSYEKSKKKGKKKKEMKRLLSDYSGDLFYVDENNEAIPININIKDVVNNSPFKSTLFPNILFIGSRQSSIINLDFDTGYVIKKYDENYDDLVKENQKALPNKHEQFIKKNSNMLHDKLENYSDHSIDINDKNYYVDEENDELDEDYTVIDDDDIENNQQLDYIDLHDDEIETENNNGRNNMFLIDEDGGIKEHSPNNEDEINTYGVSNMLDECGTKNCLNDHSKEESEIVSNKFSKNTRDKLLIQRTKIKNKRLSSMKNWYMNISNNNLLNTNSSDLGIDQKKRNNKKGEKGNKKRKIPKRQLQISLVKWVIKAVDETSLKQKWITSWVDVGSIFIADNHKQDLSYINSLIDIDGNKLILRGLENNKVNKPYNNSIAKNIDDAERNELEFASENYKNDIPNEIDENNDKMENNTNKLNSNIKSKIFIFSKEISSVFALQYKSKSNIFTLDTILKQNEKLFPEYDSIKPYSYNIPNLKNNNNALLLPFSSSNDYLKNDDKQNLPWNFNYDENGTNPNNSIAFQNYNNFIAQRLNNISINITSIEKDLRYLLLSIIFAFDKHKKIPMNYILQMKTLLHEYQQTKQKFMICLRGLNHDKNINIFSNHNDIRDIDINHYGYDDYDYLNKDMNGVDEPIHICEYTNKLIDLSFEGKEKCIDYCSMLNIWDKIFNNYTNHEDCLLLSNVYRILNSTYPLTTKDFTRIIDGIFQKDEKMLIKRRRKSNEGSRNNDLTEFSSPKYKKSWYWNIFYAIALVIVVPFVFIYRLFKKQADKNNRNKIFMRKKKITDYDEDSNDAYDELLNIDNILLKRNKRKLANILKENGISNLNKAGLEMFMAKNLKKAQDLEHLTLVDILARHARDSDSDSNFYDIHDGKYNLYPHYYSGQESKYSLPNMHYVDLNKSHSGETNKYDLDGNNMFYMHRRRAASQDVTYKQSFIVKKRIRSNYKIGNKYNKRNYTDYEKDKKNISIKGKSINEKAFDKNDFINFLKNYNKKFMKKNPFVDHLMKTNKTDTHYEFNNNKEKAKNLYNEKFNFNSADEENKSPYSKKYFDEKKYKSKSSKYIESTEINNNDNINGNMNAGNHINNINNDKISNKGSSARNLSIIQTSHIPYDAPLADFLENGRFMRTFQNISLIGQGGFGSVYKVSHRLEPGSPTYALKFIYLKVSSLDNVSSRRYFREIAANRDIYSKHVVRYYTWWCEEPQFLPMDIIPKEIQNTLKKNKDPFKKVCNKNKKDDDYSSDYTASSVENNKFDLKNYKKVITKKNSIKLKFYSDNDTPYNKRKDNTQKNAFLNDKNLSDNIYIIENNKKKKKKKKRKKKIIYKEKKKGNIDMNCEGNKYSTFYERNNPNNFSSNFQEYDPFGYGYLSENERDLIVFADNDESNGSAHSKKNDNDERKSANNQNEICITGGDISKNDNAIHDDSNILVCQKSDKNSMTIKNAPGSSTNGTLNRDTLNDETRTRGTNNNPKDSNDYNIDTIIKQKGESFALGGKIPNNKYKKDGLGIINTNRKLIEENNKKEKGQEKEKDKLKMNGELEKKENANKIKYYKKKNTGPEFSIVLLLQMEFCKGSTLRRWLDRPSRSDKPLHFTYGDKNTNHPLEFDLFKQLIKGLKDIHSTCFIHRDLKPENIFVDLDTYILKIGDLGLVRFIEEKKRENDLSNIDNFKDNIYTEINHNTITSQISLKGQMIGTPGYTAPEGGALCDEKADIYSAALILLELLCPRFNTIMERYKTLNDFRNYYTVPDYVKIHLNPWYILMLQMSKPNPADRPSAADLYNKIKVLLDPHLTDFTFSFNDINNDDLEYTGNRNVINSTSINGDIKENVNQNNLVDDKDNNIISGNEVDH from the coding sequence atgtataataagggaataaatatttgtctTAATGAAGATAATAAGTGTGTTATActtttacatataatatttaataaatgtataattaGCTTTGTTGTTTCACATGTACTAGcagaaagaaaaatatgtttccTAAATCGTATAAAAattagtaaaatatttagaaGGTTTGGAAATATCAATAATCATAGAAGAAATCATGTGAAAGAGCATTATAGATTTATAGgaagaataaataaaggcAAAGAGAAGGGAAATAAGTGTAGAATAAAGttacataaattttatgaatgcgcaaaatcatatattttaaaacactTTAAATGggtattaaataaatcaaaatatatttattttaatataatatatcatttaaaaaatgccTTTTTTGTGCAATATACACAAAGAGAGTATTTGCCacaaaatattgaaaattatattattaatattttaccaAAACACATTCAAAACTTTAATCCTATAAAATGGTCttataataacaatgaatatgataataaatacgttacaataaataatttaaactttataaaatataaaaataaatatgaaaagcAATATGATATAGAAATGGAAGAAGATATAAACTATAAAGGCGCagatgatattttttataacagtTATAATtgttgtaataataatagtaaatgTGATGataaaatcgaaaaaaatacagtAGACAAAAacatagaaaataaatgtaacataaaagaatatgataaaacaaataaaaatatattatttcctaTTGAAGAAGAatttaagaaaattattcaaatagaaaataatatcaaaaGAAACTATATGGTTCCAAACGAAtccaataaaaatattttatataacttaaaaaatattcttgaAAAAATTCGAAATATAGAAGCAatatcaaatataaataattatattgatGTGAAAAATACAATCGAAAGTTATAAATTCAATCCTGCCATGTGTAAAGAAATATCACATGAGGATAAATACTTTCgtaataaatcaaaattatgtttatcttgttttcataatataattcataaaataatatattatagtaAAATGGAGAATATAAGCTTTTCAGATATGTATAAACAGTTATTAACTGATTATAATAACACTTCTTGTGAATATTGCAGTCGAATAAATAACGCtataaatggaaataataatttgttaaCCTTTTACAATGAtgacaatatatataattgggAATATcgtgaaaaaaacaaatatgaaGCTTTAGAAAACGAAATTCAGCGTTGGAATTTTAATTCGTCGTATGGCAATAATTTTCCACATATGCAAAcaaatagtaaaatatatagaagaGTTTTAAACGaagaaaacgaaaaaacatttaataATGTTATAGGAAGAAATGAGATggaaaatgatgaattatataagcGTATATATAcggaaaataattatacaaatcAATTTGCCGGAAATAATGGTGATTTCGATGTATATAGTGATATTAgggaatataataatgacaaTGAGAAATATATGCTGAACGAAAACGAAATAGAGGAAGTAAAAAAACGAggaaaatatcaaaatttaaataatatagacttcaataatgtaaataagaaatataaccatttaaaagatgataatataattatttttaataagaataatatgtataacaGTTTATATAACAATGGGTTCaatgatttaaatttagagaaaaataatattttatttccctATGAAAAGTACAACAATTTAGATAAAAACGAAATGAACTTAGCAAAATATTCtcaaaataaacaattttatggtcaatataaatatgatggATCGATATATAAACATGATTTAATAGTACTTGATACATcaggatatatatataaagtatCAACAGATGGAACATATCATTGGAAATATagaattgtaaaaaatatacaaaactatataaattatgaagaagaaaataaaatagaaaagtattataatacattaaaaaataataatggaaaaattaatatggCAGACAAAGATATTTTAAGCAATGATGATGAACAAAATCacgaattaaaattaagagCAATGCAAAAACTCCAACATAATGATTCTAATGATGTATTCAGCTTcgattataaaaaaaatgatccAGAATACTCTAATGACCAAATTacagaaaatgatgatattgataagaagaaaaattatagttatgaaaaatctaaaaaaaaaggtaaaaagaaaaaggaaatgaAAAGGTTACTTTCAGATTATAGTGgcgatttattttatgttgatgaaaataatgaagcaattccaataaatataaatattaaagatGTTGTTAATAATTCCCCTTTTAAATCGACACTGTTtccaaatatattatttattgggTCTAGACAATCAAGCATAATTAATTTAGATTTTGATACAGgatatgtaataaaaaaatatgacgaaaattatgatgatTTGGTAAAAGAAAATCAAAAAGCTTTACCAAATAAACACGAGCaattcattaaaaaaaattctaaTATGTTGCATGATAAATTAGAAAACTATTCAGATCATTCGAtagatataaatgataagaATTATTATGTTGATGAGGAAAATGATGAACTTGATGAGGATTATACTGTCATAGATGACGAcgatattgaaaataatcaGCAACTTGACTACATAGATTTACACGATGATGAAATTGAaacagaaaataataatggtagaaataatatgttCCTTATTGATGAGGACGGGGGAATAAAAGAGCATTCACCAAATAATGAAGacgaaataaatacatatggTGTATCTAACATGCTAGATGAATGTGGAACAAAAAACTGTTTAAACGACCACTCAAAAGAAGAAAGCGAAATTGTTAGTAATAAATTTAGTAAAAACACCAGAGATAAACTATTAATCCaaagaacaaaaataaaaaataaaagactCTCTTCAATGAAAAACTGGTATATGAATATTAGCaacaataatttattaaatacaaattCAAGCGATTTAGGAATAGAccaaaagaaaagaaataacaaaaaaggagaaaagggaaataaaaaaagaaaaattccAAAAAGGCAACTACAAATTAGTCTTGTTAAATGGGTTATAAAAGCAGTTGATGAAACATCTTTGAAACAAAAATGGATAACAAGCTGGGTTGATGTTGGATCGATATTTATCGCTGATAATCATAAACAagatttatcatatattaattcaCTAATTGATATTGATGgcaataaattaatattgaGGGGATTAGAAAACAATAAAGTAAACAAgccatataataatagtattgCCAAAAATATAGACGATGCTGAAAGAAACGAACTTGAATTTGCATCCGagaattataaaaacgATATACCAAATGaaattgatgaaaataatgacaaAATGGAGAACAATAcgaataaattaaattcgAATATTAAatctaaaatttttattttttcaaaagaaATATCATCTGTATTTGCATTGCaatataaaagtaaaagTAATATATTCACATTAGATAcaatattaaaacaaaatgaaaaattgtttCCTGAATACGATAGTATTAAACCTTACtcatataatattcctaatttaaaaaataataacaatgcGCTTCTTTTGccattttcttcatctaATGACTATTTAAAGAATGATGATAAACAAAATCTTCCGTGGAATTTCaattatgatgaaaatggCACAAATCCCAATAATAGCATTGCTTTTCAAAAttacaataattttattgctCAACGATTAAACAATATATCAATTAATATAACATCAATCGAAAAAGATTTaagatatttattattaagtaTTATATTCGCTTTTGAtaagcataaaaaaattcccATGAATTATATACTTCAAATGAAAACATTATTACATGAATATCAAcaaacaaaacaaaaatttatgaTATGTTTACGAGGATTAAAtcatgataaaaatataaatatattttcgaACCATAATGATATTAGAGATATTGATATAAACCATTATGGATATGATGattatgattatttaaacaaaGATATGAATGGTGTTGATGAGCCTATACACATTTGtgaatatacaaataaattgatcgatttatcatttgaaggaaaagaaaaatgtattGATTATTGCTCTATGCTTAATATATgggataaaatatttaataattatacaaatcACGAAGATTGTTTGTTATTATCAAATGTGTATAGAATATTGAATAGTACATATCCCCTTACTACTAAAGACTTTACTCGCATAATTGATGGAATATTTCAAAAGgatgaaaaaatgttaataaaaagacgAAGAAAATCAAATGAAGGTTCAAGAAATAATGATTTAACCGAATTTTCATCcccaaaatataaaaaaagttggtattggaatattttttatgcaatTGCCTTAGTGATTGTAGTTccatttgtatttatttatagacTATTTAAAAAGCAAGCAGATAAGAACAAtcgtaataaaatatttatgagaaagaaaaaaattacagaTTATGATGAAGATAGTAATGATGCATATgatgaattattaaatattgataacattttattaaaaagaaacaaacGGAAATTggcaaatatattaaaggAAAACGGTAtatcaaatttaaataaagcaGGACTAGAAATGTTTATGgcaaaaaatttgaaaaaagcGCAAGATTTAGAGCATCTAACTTTAGTAGATATATTAGCTAGGCATGCACGTGATTCAGATAGTGACagtaatttttatgatattcATGAtggtaaatataatttataccCACATTATTATTCTGGTCAAGAATCGAAATATAGCTTGCCAAATATGCATTATGTCGATTTAAACAAATCGCATTCAGGAGAgactaataaatatgatttgGATGGAAacaatatgttttatatgcatagaAGAAGAGCTGCTTCACAAGATGTTACATATAAACAATCATTTATAGTAAAGAAAAGGATTAGaagtaattataaaataggaaacaaatataataagcGAAATTATACAGATTATGAAAAGgataaaaagaatatttctattaaaggaaaaagtataaatgaaaaggcttttgataaaaatgattttataaactttttaaaaaattataataaaaaatttatgaaaaaaaatccaTTTGTAGATCATCTTATGAAAACTAATAAAACAGACACACACTacgaatttaataataataaagaaaaagctaaaaatttatataatgaaaaatttaattttaatagtgcggatgaagaaaataagagcccttattcaaaaaaatatttcgatgaaaaaaaatataagagtAAGTCTTcgaaatatatagaaagcACAGAAATCaacaataatgataatattaatggCAATATGAACGCCGGAAatcatattaataatataaataatgataaaataagtaaTAAAGGTTCCAGTGCAAGAAATCTATCGATCATTCAAACATCACATATTCCTTATGATGCACCATTAGCTGACTTTTTAGAAAATGGAAGATTTATGAGaacttttcaaaatatatcattaataGGGCAAGGGGGATTTGGATCAGTGTATAAAGTATCACATAGACTTGAACCAGGATCGCCAACATATGCtcttaaatttatatatttaaaagtaaGCTCATTGGACAATGTTAGCTCAAGAAGATATTTTCGTGAAATCGCTGCAAATAGAGATATATACAGTAAACATGTTGTTAGATATTACACATGGTGGTGTGAAGAACCTCAATTTTTACCAATGGATATAATTCCAAAAGAAATTCAAAATAcgcttaaaaaaaataaagatccttttaaaaaagtttgtaataaaaataaaaaagatgatGATTATTCTAGTGATTACACAGCATCTTCagttgaaaataataaatttgatttaaaaaattataaaaaagtaatcacaaaaaaaaattctataaaattaaaattttatagtgATAATGATACgccatataataaaagaaaagataATACTCAGAAAAATGcgtttttaaatgataaaaatttatcagataatatatatataatcgaaaataataaaaagaagaaaaaaaaaaagaaaagaaaaaaaaaaattatatataaggaaaaaaaaaaaggaaatatcGACATGAATTGTGAGGgcaataaatatagtaCATTTTATGAACGAAATAATCCAAATAATTTCAGTTCTAATTTTCAAGAATATGATCCTTTTGGATATGGATATTTAAGTGAAAACGAAAGAGATTTAATCGTTTTTGCGGATAATGACGAATCAAATGGGTCTGCCCattcgaaaaaaaatgataatgatgAGAGAAAATCTGCGAATAACCAAAATGAAATTTGTATTACAGGGGGCGATATCAGCAAAAATGACAATGCCATACATGATGATAGTAATATTTTGGTTTGCCAAAAATCCGATAAAAATTCAAtgactataaaaaatgcaccGGGTAGCAGCACTAATGGTACATTAAATAGAGATACTCTAAATGACGAAACCAGAACACGAGGCACCAATAACAATCCGAAGGATTCTAATGATTATAATATCGATACAATAATTAAGCAAAAAGGTGAATCATTCGCTTTGGGGGGAAAGATtcctaataataaatataaaaaggatGGCCTGGGtattattaatacaaatagaaaattaattgaagaaaataataagaaagAGAAAGGCCAGGAGAAGGAAAAAGACAAATTAAAGATGAATGGTGAATTAgagaaaaaggaaaatgctaataaaataaaatattataagaaaaaaaatacggGTCCAGAATTTtcaattgttttattattacaaatGGAATTTTGTAAAGGTTCTACATTGCGTAGATGGCTAGATAGACCATCAAGAAGTGACAAACCTTTGCATTTTACATATGgagataaaaatacaaaccATCCTTTGgaatttgatttatttaaacagCTAATTAAAGGATTAAAAGATATTCATTCGACTTGCTTTATTCATAGAGATCTAAAAccagaaaatatatttgtagaTTTAGatacttatatattaaaaataggaGATCTAGGATTAGTACGATTtatagaagaaaaaaaaagagaaaacgATTTAAGTAATATAGATAACTTtaaagataatatatatacagaAATAAATCACAACACTATAACTAGTCAAATTTCATTGAAAGGGCAAATGATTGGAACCCCTGGATATACAGCACCTGAAGGAGGAGCTTTATGTGACGAAAAAGCAGACATTTATAGTGCAGCTTTAATATTACTAGAGTTATTGTGCCCACGTTTTAATACAATAATGGaaagatataaaacattaaatGATTTTCGAAATTATTATACTGTGCCTGACTATGTTAAGATTCATTTAAATCCTTGGTATATCTTGATGTTACAAATGTCTAAGCCTAATCCCGCTGATAGACCATCAGCAGcagatttatataataaaataaaggtACTGCTAGATCCGCATTTGACAGATTTTACCTTTAGctttaatgatataaataatgatgatcTCGAATATACAGGAAACCGTAATGTAATAAATTCTACCAGCATCAATGGTGATATTAAAGAAAACGTTAATCAAAACAATTTAGTGGATgataaagataataatattattagcGGAAACGAAGTTGATCATTAG
- a CDS encoding choline/ethanolaminephosphotransferase, putative: MGIIFKLNKSAYSNCKSYSYKRGDHSIFEKICEPYWNFCVKLIPKSVTANLLTLIGFLCSTLAFFFMYMFDINNKKYDHVYIYMGILLFLYSTFDAIDGKQARRTNTSSALGQLFDHGCDAITTCLFIMIGVKAIGLTKGSVAFWIIAYVQLMAYLVSWLEHYTKTYNTTNGPFGVTEINLAGIALCVFRGLKGPGIYQRLTFRNIIPAKIHSFFGYSLLSLSLSTILIISSFILMAPSTANFIYKGIINAKKKKKEASLLLALFIGFLLSEFYFYRTTITPKNELICFLILAIYSAFYTLHMNLSTLLKIKMPYVPIPIIVYYIFMILLFVKRTMKPKFLNVAALTEVNILYYMLGFAIIYLFDYSYTLITNICKELGITFLFLKRKKK, translated from the exons ATGGGGATCATTTTCAAGTTAAACAAAAGTGCATACTCCAATTGTAAGTCCTATTCCTATAAGAGGGGGGACCACTCGATATTCGAGAAAATATGCGAACCATATTGGAATTTTTGCGTCAAACTAATTCCCAAA TCCGTAACGGCCAACTTATTGACATTGATAGGATTTTTATGCTCAACTTTAGCATTCTTTTTCATGTATATGTTTGACATAAACAATAAGAAGTATGATcacgtatatatatatatgggaatcttattatttttatattcg ACTTTTGATGCTATTGACGGAAAACAAGCAAGAAGAACAAACACAAGCTCTGCATTAGGACAACTTTTCGATCATGGATGTGACGCAATTACTACA tgcttatttattatgattGGTGTTAAAGCTATTGGTTTGACCAAGGGATCCGTAGCATTTTGG ATTATTGCATATGTTCAATTAATGGCCTACCTTGTATCG tggTTAGAACATTATACAAAAACCTACAACACCACCAATGGACCTTTTGGAGTAACTGAAATCAACCTTGCT gGAATAGCATTATGTGTTTTTAGAGGATTAAAAGGACCAGGAATATATCAAAGATTAACCTTTAGAAATATAATCCCAGCCAAGATACA TTCCTTTTTTGGATATTCCTTATTAAGTCTCTCATTATCTACCATATTGATTATTTCATCCTTCATACt tATGGCACCATCCACTGctaatttcatatataaaggAATTATAAATGccaagaaaaagaaaaaagaagcATCAT TACTCTTAGCATTATTTATCGGATTTCTCTTATCagaattttatttctatagAACAA ccATAACACCCAAAAACGAATTGATCTGTTTCTTAATCTTAGCCATATACTCAGCCTTTTACACATTACACATGAATTTGTCCACACTTTTAAAG attAAAATGCCATATGTTCCAATCCCAATAATCGTCTATTACATTTTCATGATTCTCTTATTCGTCAAAAGAACAATGAAACCAAAATTCTTAAATGTTGCAGCACTTACCGAAgtcaatatattatattacatGTTAGGATTTGCAATTATTTACTTATTTGACTATTCTTACACTTTAATAACCAACATTTGCAAAGAGCTTGGCATTACTTTCTTATTtcttaaaagaaaaaaaaaataa
- a CDS encoding protease, putative, protein MFYKELIDCNCEKNQKNVERNSFGIYIRLLYCFFSVASLIGFSCMANGNKGIFYLLFSFCPSFVYLYLFKKKIKKRIKFSHIVEMILYGAILSIAFAGFLEYTFSLLCLYFCHTCFLKNVKEPYSFACSIIMLLYFFFGVAYVEEFSKICPIFFINTNSIVNGSEYTELPIIENHNFKNDIAYEDNENNNKFNKFKYIYADDKFEYIFFSLCSSAGFSSTENLVYFTLTSEQNVLTIIILRNIICVLLHMSCSGIASYNIINNRSMMQSILSILRSLFLSSLFHAIYDYSIYYSSLNIPEYQISFFKALFMYSFLSMIFIFFVIIKGIV, encoded by the exons atgttttataaaGAATTG ATCGATTGTAACTGTgagaaaaatcaaaaaaatgtagaaAGAAATTCTTttggaatatatattcgattattgtattgttttttttctgtgGCATCACTGATTG gTTTTTCTTGTATGGCAAACGGGAACAAaggaatattttatttgcttttttctttttgccCTAGTTTCGTTTATCTTTATCT ATtcaagaagaaaataaagaaacgaataaaattttcacaTATTGTTGAAATGATATTATATGGAGCTATATTATCGATTGCTTTTGCAGGATTTTTAGAATATACTTTCTCACTTTTAtgtctttatttttgtcatacatgttttttaaaaaatgttaaagaACCATATTCCTTTGCCTGTTCAATAATTATGctattat actttttttttggggTAGCATATGTAGAagaattttcaaaaatttgcccaatattttttatcaatacTAATTCAATAGTAAATGGAAGTGAATACACAGAACTGCCTATTATTGAGaatcataattttaagAATGATATAGCATATGAAgacaatgaaaataataataaatttaataagtttaaatatatttatgcagATGATAAATtcgaatatatatttttttcgttgtGCTCTTCAGCAGg ATTTTCGAGCACAGAAAATTTagtttattttacattaaCATCAGAACAAAATGTTTTGACAATTATAATACTAAG GAATATAATTTGTGTCCTATTGCACATGTCATGTTCAGGAATAGCATCCTACAACATCATAAACAATCGAA GCATGATGCAAAGCATATTATCGATATTGAGGTCATTgtttttatcatcattatttcaTGCCATATATGACTATTCCATATATTACAGTTCATTAAATATCCCTGAATATcaaatttcattttttaaagcgTTGTTTATGTATTCCTTTTTGTCaatgatatttatatttttcgttATAATTAAAGGAATTGTTTga
- a CDS encoding DNA methyltransferase 1-associated protein 1, putative, whose protein sequence is MSHIYDMLGINIEKIKDKKKEKDKKSKKELNFLKENDNLFSLPTSSKTINLNNKNPSIWRLVKFKNKCRNDDLILKKWKKMGYKNDKIQFNENSIEDDYTFEKFNKKLNIVKYDDEFYNKQIKNMNLKWTKEETDYLFNLCEKYECHFIIIYDVYDTKYSRTIEELKDRFYSVSKKVVEDAYDQKIKLEESKKIKNNTDLIKLKEGKAKHPLVKFTYNMEADIERKNIIHKTYTISKKDVMLEEITMESIKKFESKIKHELKKVSDMKKLKKKFELTNDEIIPINKFPEDEKDEKNIYSAKYFFQKLKIDISYFDKLDIYLKENDIEKPTIYTENMCFLYGVLRTDVAILLNLRKKVEKLKQEREYWRNELIKLEEEYLKKKNKS, encoded by the exons ATGAgtcatatatatgatatgcTCGGTATTAATATCGAGAAAATAAAGGATAAGAAAAAGGAGAAAGATAAAAAGAGcaaaaaagaattaaattttttaaaagaaaatgataaccTCTTTTCTCTTCCAACATCATCGAAAACtataaat CTTAATAACAAGAATCCCAGCATATGGAGGTTggtaaaatttaaaaacaaatgcaGAAATGATGacttaatattaaaaaaatggaaaaaaatggggtataaaaatgataaaattcaatttaatgaaaattctATAGAAGATGATTACacttttgaaaaatttaataaaaaattaaatatagtaaaatatgatgatgaattttacaataaacaaattaaaaatatgaatttaaaatggacaaaagaagaaacggattatttatttaatttatgtgaaaaatatgaatgtcattttattattatatatgatgtATATGATACTAAATATTCAAGAACTATAGAAGAACTAAAAGATCGGTTTTACAGCGTGTCTAAAAAAGTTGTAGAAGATGCTTACgatcaaaaaattaagttaGAAGagtcaaaaaaaattaaaaataatactgatttaataaaattaaaagaaggAAAAGCTAAACACCCACTAGTcaaatttacatataatatggaAGCAGACAtcgaaagaaaaaatataattcataaaacatatacaatatcaaaaaaagatGTAATGCTAGAAGAAATAACAATGGaaagtattaaaaaatttgagaGCAAAATTAAacatgaattaaaaaaggtgtctgatatgaaaaaattgaaaaagaaatttgAGTTAACCAATGATGAAATTATACCG ATAAACAAATTCCCTGAGGATGAAAaagacgaaaaaaatatttatagcgcaaaatattttttccaaaaaCTTAAAATCGATATCTCATATTTTGACAAActagatatatatttaaaagaaaatgacaTCGAAAAACCAACCATATATACAGAAAACATGTGCTTCTTATATGG GGTTTTAAGAACTGATGTGGCTATATTACTGAATTTGAGAAAAAAAGtcgaaaaattaaaacag GAACGAGAATATTGGAGAAATgagttaataaaattggaaGAAGAATACctaaaaaagaagaacaAGTCATAA